The Agarilytica rhodophyticola genome has a window encoding:
- a CDS encoding plastocyanin/azurin family copper-binding protein, which produces MSISIYKLLSFTDEISRLKFKAALFVVTSSCLSACTYVNLEDAEAGRIDTPDSLAVVGPLQSESTNDVTEQVAASQEQKLQDQTEASPVTVPSSVTAPIEKNIDTRGQVTTRPPVKEVPKTLVTKQATTKASIYSANLDSVRKTDKPVSLSKLQKVSKKAVARLQAGKTSQINKVGKPIGGSLEGSVVIVGNNNKLLPSKGVILTLTPSDGRVLSLDQRAPMTHTIDMQDKTYLPGYISIRKNDRVSFVNKDKIKHNVFSSTGKNAFDLGTYSAGKKREVTLNSAGIVKVYCNIHADMATFISVSDNSISVVADHQGHFSIKDLEPGEYNLNVWHVRGEKTEKIVIKSQQKNKYITSLNTANYKKVAHKNKFGKKYNKNSAIFDDEFY; this is translated from the coding sequence ATGTCCATTTCTATATACAAGTTACTTTCTTTCACTGACGAGATTAGTCGCTTGAAATTTAAAGCTGCGCTGTTTGTTGTTACCAGCTCTTGTCTTTCTGCCTGCACTTATGTGAATCTCGAAGATGCTGAGGCAGGCCGTATTGATACGCCCGACAGCCTAGCTGTGGTAGGGCCGCTGCAAAGCGAAAGTACAAATGACGTCACTGAGCAAGTAGCTGCAAGTCAAGAACAGAAGCTGCAAGACCAAACAGAGGCTTCACCGGTAACAGTGCCTTCATCGGTAACTGCGCCTATTGAAAAAAATATCGATACTCGTGGCCAGGTGACGACTCGTCCCCCGGTTAAAGAGGTTCCTAAGACATTAGTCACAAAACAAGCGACAACAAAGGCCAGCATATATTCTGCTAACTTAGATAGTGTTAGAAAAACGGATAAACCGGTGAGCCTATCCAAGCTTCAAAAGGTAAGCAAAAAGGCTGTTGCTAGGTTACAGGCTGGAAAAACTTCGCAAATAAATAAAGTTGGTAAACCTATTGGTGGTAGCCTTGAGGGAAGTGTTGTCATTGTCGGCAATAATAATAAGCTATTACCATCCAAAGGTGTAATTTTAACGTTGACACCCTCCGATGGTAGAGTTTTATCACTTGATCAACGAGCACCTATGACTCACACCATCGATATGCAAGATAAGACCTATCTACCAGGTTATATCTCTATTAGAAAAAATGATCGCGTCAGCTTTGTCAATAAAGATAAAATTAAACACAATGTTTTTTCTTCCACGGGTAAGAACGCCTTTGATTTGGGTACTTATAGTGCAGGCAAAAAGCGAGAAGTTACCTTAAACTCGGCAGGTATTGTCAAAGTGTATTGTAATATTCATGCAGATATGGCCACCTTTATTTCTGTTAGTGACAATAGTATTTCTGTGGTTGCTGATCATCAGGGACATTTCTCTATCAAAGACTTAGAGCCTGGAGAATATAATCTCAATGTCTGGCATGTTCGCGGTGAAAAAACTGAAAAGATTGTAATTAAAAGCCAACAAAAAAATAAATATATTACCAGCCTAAATACAGCAAATTACAAAAAAGTTGCGCACAAAAATAAATTTGGCAAGAAATATAATAAAAATTCTGCCATTTTTGATGATGAATTTTATTAA